Below is a genomic region from Numenius arquata chromosome 8, bNumArq3.hap1.1, whole genome shotgun sequence.
ATCATCATGTGGCTTCTATTTTTATGATTTTAGCAGCATATAGAATATGATGGGAGCACTGATgattatttctcatttaattCTGGATGCAGACAGCACATCACTGCAGATAGGCAAGAACAGAGGAAGGGTGCATTTCTAGTTGCTTGCAGAGAAAGGACAATTCTGTTTCAAAGAGAAAGTAGGGAAGTTGTTTGTAAATCAGTGTGTTACTTACctaaactggagaaaaaattCTGTCTACATTAGTCACATTTATTTGTGCTAGCTTATCCTGGTAAATGAAGCAAAATGGCTTTTATCTTCAGTATCCCAGCAAGCATGTCAAAAGTAGATATCGGCAGTACTTAAAAATTGTTAAGTGGATTTCTTTGAAATGACATTTGTGTGTGCTCAGACTTTAGTGTGTGCATATTTTAAGATATGTATGCGGTTTGATGCAGTGGATtattggtgcttttttttttttttaataggatctCTTGGTGCTATTTAGTCTCTATTGTTTGGTGAGAACtgagaaaactgaatttattgCTGTCATATTAATGTTTTGGAGATAGTGATGatgatgaatttttttccccttaccctGCTGATTTCATTTCACctgcatttatttcagtttaaatgtgATGGCCTGAATTTTACCATGCTAGATGTCCTCTAAGTAGGAGCAGTGTTGTTGCCTGCAAATATTACAGCTGAACTCTCTTGCAACTCGAGTATATACATATAAAGACCTGAAAGATTGTGAATTTTTGTGCAAAAAAGCTTCTTAACCTCAAATGTAGTACAGAATTCTTAACCTCAAAGCAGTACAGAATTTGTTGTTGTCTTTGTGTTTTCTTAGATCTCACTTGAAACAGGAGACCATCTGAGCCTGtaataaagataattttttcttgAGCTACTGTCAGTTGTTAAAAAGCTGTTGTCTAAGCCTCACTGAAACCTACCGTATTTAAACTCTCACAAAGTCTTCTGACTAAacagtttttcagtattttagttCTTTATTGTAGCATCACATTTCTTCAGTTAGTTAGCATTACCAATTCTTCAGCAAAATAGAGTAGGGCAAGATCTGAGTTTTGAGCAATTTAGTATGCAATTCAAAAGTCTACCCAAGAAAGTGGTGTAACATATTGGTGGCCAAAGGGCATAACAccagctgtgttttctgtgtgGCACTTATTTGGGTTAAGTAGTTGCTGAGTTGATTTTAGGAAAAtaactttgttgttgttattttcttgTCTCTTTTCCCCTAACTGATACGTATTGTTGCACACTTAGAGTATAGTCTTACAAAATTTATGAAGGAAAAATTACAAGTGTATAGATAAGACATATCTACTTTGCTAAGAAGTGATAAAAGAGTAGAGTCATCAGGTTTTCACAATAGTTCTTAATAAACTTTGTTATTCTTTCAGCAGACCTCTTGGAAGTGTAAACAATGGAGGACGAGGAAAACCAAGTGCTACTCCCGAATGAAAAGCAGGTGCCGAACTCTGAAAGTGGTTATGTGTGGCATGTCACCGATATGAATCGACTGCAACGTTTCTTGTGTTTTGGTTCAGAAGGTGGTACTTACTACATCAAGGAGCAGAAGCTGGGCTTTGAAAATGCAGAAGCTTTAATAAGGCTGATTGAAGAGGGTAGAGGTTGTGAAGTTGTTcaagaaataaagacatttagtCAAGAAGGCAGAGCAGCAAAACAGGAGCCCCTGCTTTTTGCTCTTGCAATTTGCTCACAGTGTTCTgatgcaaaaacaaaacaagcggCATTTAAAGCTGTTCCTGAGGTGTGTTGCATACCGACCCATCTCTTTACTTTCATCCAATTTAAAAAAGATCTGAAGGAGGGCATGAAATGCGGCATGTGGGGCCGCGCACTGAGGAAAGCTGTTGCAGATTGGTACAATGGAAAGAATGGCATGGCTGTTGCTTTAGCAGTtacaaaatataaacaaagaaGTGGTTGGTCTCATAAAGATCTTCTGAGGTTGTCCCACCTAAAACCTGCCAGTGAAGGTAATAAAGTTTTATTTAcctgaaaatactgtgtttttaagctttttataTTTACTGTGGAACTATTTTGGAAACCCAAGTAATGTTGTAGACTGATGATTTCTTAGTGATGGTATCCTGCAAACTGCACCTTAAAAATATGAGTGGTCATATCAGAAACTGACCTGTTTATCTTCAAGGTGAACAGggtttgttcttcctttttcttccttatgtcaagagaagataaaataatacaAGTCCCTCAATTTGTTCCCATTTGTTAACAAATGATAAAGTAACACTTTCTCGTTACTTGGGAAGATCTGTTGGTTTCAAATACGTTAGGCTCCTTGCTTCTAAGGAGAATATTACAGTAATTAAACGACTGCTCTAAGTTGTGTATGGCTGACCTTTTTTATAAGGTCTTGGCAGGTCTGAGAATGATACCTGCTAACTCCTTTGCTTGCTAGAATGATACATGCCAGTGAAAAGACAGTAATCctgcttggaaaatatttttattttcaataggAATTGCTATAGTCACTAAATATATCACCAAAGGGTGGAAAGATGTCCAAGAGGCTTATAAAGACAAAGCAGTTTCTGCTGAGACTGAAAAACTCTTGAAGTACCTGGAGGCTGTGGAGAAAGTAAAACGCACAAAAGATGAGTTGGAGGTTATTCATCTGATAGAGGAATATGGTCTAGTGAGAGAGCATCTCCTGACAAATCATCTGAAATCTAAAGAGGTGGGTGAAGTTCATTAGCTTTGTATTCTCTTTGGAGTAACACTTTTCAGAGTCTTAAATTTAGATTTCCACAAATAGTCCTTATGCTGTTTTTCAAGTTATTTACCGAAGTACCTAATTTAAAAGCATGAAGATCTTCATATAACCtgtacctttattttaaaatacacttatttAATGTACAGATATCAGTTCTTGTAGTTTGGgaatctcatctttttttttttccttctctttcttcgaTCATAGGTTTGGAAGGCATTGCTGAAGGAAATGTCTATTTCTGTATTGTTGAGAAATTTAGGAAAACTGACAGCAAATTCAGTGCTCGAACCACGAGGTTCAGAAGTGGCAATAGTATGTGAAAGACTAAGAAATGAGAAACTGCTAAAAAAGGTAAGAATGTTTTCATAATCAGTGACAGCATTTGTGGTTTTTAATCTCTTCAGGCAACctctttacaaaataaaagggaTGTTCTTTGGAGGAAATGTgtagtttattcttttaaaaaactggAGTGGAATACCTGcacctttattttaaagcttgtatttataatttctcatttgattccccccccctttttctgaAACTTTTGTACAAATTAAGTAGATTGACAGCTAGGATCTTTTCTTAAATTTGGGCTGTGGCAAGCTTTGCCTATTGGGTTCATCCATTGCTTCTGAGTCTTGTAATTTAGAATCAGCAATACAAGCTTGAAAAGTGACTGGAAGTCACTTCTGTAGGATCTTAGGAAGTGAGTGAAGAAACTAGCATAGCagctgagaggaaaaagaagacagaacaAGGAGGCTTTCTCCTTTCAGGTTGCTTTACTATCCATCAAAGAGGTAAGAAGAtaagagggaaaagagggagaacaaAAATTTCTCCCAAAGAGAGAACAACATTTTTCAGGAATTTAATGGGAGATGGAGAAGACAAGTGGCTTTTTCTGATAGTTTTGTGAGCTGGGGAGATGAAAATCAAGATGCTTAACTTCCTCAAGACTGTAGTTGAATTGGGAAGAACAACCCATCCTTTTTTCCCATCccactgctcttccctttctctgccttctgCTTTAATCATACATAGCTGCTGAGGCACTGGAGAAGGGGGGGCAAAGATGGTGGCATAATACCTtgatggaagaaagaaaacgGACAGGCATTCAGATTTGCTAAGGTTTGGTACTGGTAGTGAAAATCCCCGTGAGGAAAAAGATAACAAAATGTTGATAAAtcagtaaagcaaagcaaatatatGATTTAGAATACTTAGTGTGCGGCAGACACTGGTTTGGTTTATGtagggaaagcaaaaaaagaagaaaatgtttggaCTGTTTCTTATAGTAGGAGGAAAACGAATGCTGTATTCTGAAAATAGTTTGTCCAATTTTATTGAATCTGATACAAAACTTTTAAgttgtccctgtccatggcagaggggttggaactccatgatctttaaggtcccttccgacctgaacctgtgtgagctgatgcaggcaggacgcaggaacaaccacaaaaccatggattaagagcaaagaaaaaatttaatctcaatacctcatggatcaggaaacctctgaagcagcacctgggcagaggcaggcaagcaggggacgcaggcgccgcggagcgagagtccttattagcaagagagtccttgttagcaagggagcgagagagctcccacttgctgtttgagcctgtatttcaaggattctggcaggcagagttttccactgtgctttgatctcttcaacagcagggcaggaatctcaggcgtgtttgataaggtgcccctgagtccatcccaggcctgtgttatctaagtgcagatgtcctacttgttgagcacacaaaactaagcaacaattagtgtgatatatgtgttttccagcaccccacatgcgagtcacgaGCGTATTtgcagtcctcctcgccaatcttccgttactttcccacagaaccattctatgattctaagtttgtTCTTTCCCTAGCTCAACTCCTTTCCCTTCAGCAGGACAAGGACTTTCTCTTACTGTAAGACTGTGATAGAAAACGGCATTGGACAATCATAGATAGAGCTGTGAAATTTCACTAAGGTTCTGGTGATGGCATAACATTTGGAATTCATTGGAGGATTCTGGAAACAGCATGACAAGGATCAGTTTGTTCAGCAGCTGCGTAAAGACTGCACAAACTCTTCAAATTTAAAGTAACAACATACTAACCCAAAGATTTTTGTTGTAGGATTTGATTTTTAGTTttagtttattacttttgtttttttaaggagttCAGATTTTCAAAAACTTACTGTTGATTTCTTTTGCCTGTAGGGCAGAATACATCCATTCCATATTTTGGTTGCATTAGAAACCTACAAAGCTGGACACGGAAGCAGAGGGAAGCTTTGGTGGCGTCCTGATGAAGACATTTTAGAAGCTTTAGATGCCTCATTTTACAAAACTTTCAAGGTAATATAGTTATTCAATTTGTTAAGCTTTTTAAGAATTCTCTCTTTTCTGAAAGCTTATAAAACGGTCAAGAAAAGTTTGTTGGGTGGATAACAATTTTGAAACTTTATAACAAAAATATTAGGAATTGGGATTTTATTaaacaaagaattaaaacttCATGATACAGCTTGTTGCAACGTTATTGTACTAATGTTATcccagaaagaataaaaaaaagccccacatcgAAGGTTGaaagcagaaggaggaagaagaaattaatatattaattatgtgtacctattttcttttttcttttttcttcttttttccttttagacaGTTGAACCAACAGGAAAACGCTTCTTAGTTGCAGTTGATGTCAGTGCATCAATGACACAAAAAGTTTTGGGGAGCGTGCTCAATGCTAGCACAGTTGCAGCAGCAATGTGTATGGTGAGGCGTTCAACttcttttatagaatcatagaatggtttaggttgaagggaccttaaagacgatctagttccaacgcccctgtcatgggcagggatgcTTCCCGCACATTTATAACTATTTGCAGCTTGAGCTGCTCTTTTGATACAGAGGTGCTGTAAAGTTGATTAGAAATCAGAAGGAAATTTACATACAATATTTTTTGGGTACAGAAGATGTGACCTTGTGTCTTACTGGTTGACCGGATGCTTAAAGCTACTGGCAACCAAATCCAGAAAGATCAATTTGAAGAAGTTCGTTTCCAGTATAAATCAAATACACTTGATTTacgaaaatacttttttttttttttttttcagaagcgtTCATAGAGTAATACGGATTGGATTAAGCAATTTTGGGATAATTCTTATGTGTGTTGAGTTATCAATATGGCCCTGGTATCACAATCACTTCCACCTCAATTTGATATTCTAAAACTTCTTGTGTATTTATCTTACAGAGGAGTCAAACTTTTGTGTgagtttgaaaatatttactgttttatgtcagagggaagagaagaaatatgGAAGTATCTTTAGTTACAATAATCAGAGGAGTTAtttagctctgatttttgtaATGCTTATTTGCAGTAATATTACAGAATATTTAAAGTGTAGAGTGAAGCATTACTGCGTATGAGGAGCCATGGTGACTTAAATACAAATGCATATATCCTGTTATGTGTTTGGTAGGGAATGCCTTGATTCAGGTATAAAAATTCTGAATAATATaactaaattatttttgtcttcctcTTTCTCAGGTTGTCGCACGTACTGAGAAGGATTCCCATATTGTTGCCTTTTCACATGAAATGGTCCCTTGCCCGGTGACGGCTGATATGACGTTACCTCAAGTATTAGTGAAAATGTATGAAgtatgtaaaaacaaacaaataaaaaaatttaaaaaaataggaagtaGCTGTTGCTAATGTCAAAGTTTAGAAGTCTCAGCAGTTACAATGGTtacaatgtattttctttgtaatCAGTTCTACTATTGGGTTTAGCCTGTATCTGTATAATAAAACACTGGATATTTTTCTCGCTTTTATTTAGAGAAAGTCCAGCAAATGTCATTATTTCAGGTGCCAGATATTAACATTGCAATATAGAATGGCAGTGTTAGGTCGCAACAAGTTAGTgcaaaaaagaatgggaaaaaaaagtgaaaaaaccctgaacaaaactgaaatgaaatgagTAAGTGAACTACTGTTTAATAAAGAAGCCTCTGTGTGTGATAAAACATGAAGCTTacatgaaaagtaatttttccatgGTTTACTGATTTCTGTATTAATGTGTTCCacttattattttgtttcttttaagattCCAATGGGTACCACTGATTGTTCCCTTCCAATGATATGGGCTCAGAAAACTCAGACAGCTGCTGATGTCTTCATTGTATTTACCGACAATGAGACCTTTGCTGGAAATATTCATCCTGCAGCAGCTCTTAGAGAGTACAGGGAGGTAAATATGCTTCTGGCTGTTTATAATTGATGAATACAGGATAAAATAAGTACCAGTTCTAAAGATGTTTTAGAGACTGAactagttgtggggtttttttcagtaaatagtAAATATTGTTAAAAACTGATATATTCTGCAGTTAGTCAGAATTAGTGCACATATTGCACTAATTGCACATATTTAAAACCACTGAATAGCTAAAAGGATTTGTAATTATCCTACCCTGTTTGATGTACTTAATATCAATGAAAATTTGTTTGGTATTTGGGCAATATAATTGATTGAATAAGTGTTTTTATAGTTCTTACAGAATGAAATCTGGCTTACAGAATTAAATTTAACTTTGATGGCTGCAGTAGATACCACAATGTTTAAATGAAGTAATGAAAATAAGCCTGTAGGGAGGTGTCAATAGGATGAGGTGATAGTATCTTATGAAGAAGGCTCATTATGTTTTAAAGGGGCTACTCTAAGCTGTACAgcttcataattttaaaatagaacttaGAAAAATACCTTCCCCAAGCCCATAGCTATTAGAAACTCTTATTTAATCAGCCGACAATCTTCTGTGCTTTCAAGGAACTAAACTACAAGAAATGGCAAGCATGTATGTATGGACATTAATCTTCATATCATGTCCAATTGAAATTAATACCAAAAATCTTTAACTTGCCCACCGTGTTTCAGTTTTCTTACTTGAGATTATATCCCATTCCTAAATTTGTTCTTGGAACAAAGAGTTCCTATTCTCTGGCCTTcatgccacttgctttgctttacCTTACAGGTTACTAACCTACAAATTCAGCTCATTTAGCAGAATTGTCCAAGCCACAGTTCCTGTGTTTGTTCAAGCAATATTTGGAAATTCTTGCCTTAGACAAAATCACACTCTTTGATGCCTATTAGATGATTTGATAATAATTATTGAAAGTTTTCTCAGAGTAAACCGCAGAATAGAAGTTGTaatgtttgcatttgaaataatCTATGAATTTTAGTATTGCAGGAAAGTCGTGCTAATATACCTCATTgtaattatttccatttatttaaatatatctaCTGCAGGTTAAGTAAAATGTTAACAAGCAGTCTGCTATTCTGGTTATGGCATATCTAGTTTCTAGCACTATGGCTATTCAGACAGTGGTTTATGCAAGCAAGATAGCAAGATTTGGCCTTCTCGTATGTTTAAATTACTGTATAtgtgttttctgattattttttatttccttcctctagAAAATGGGTATTCCTGCTAAACTGATTGTTTGTGGAATGACATCAAATGGTTTTACGATTGCAGATCCAGATGACAGAGGCATGTTGGATATATGTGGCTTTGATACAGGAGCTTTGGATGTTATTCGAAACTTCACTTTggatttgatttaattttatagGCATCTGCTCTTCCCAGTGGGTCCATTGCTGGCAACAGACTTCACCCTGGGAATTCCCAGCCAAATATACTTTATTAGAATATGGCACATTATATACATATCAGAATGTT
It encodes:
- the RO60 gene encoding RNA-binding protein RO60, whose translation is MEDEENQVLLPNEKQVPNSESGYVWHVTDMNRLQRFLCFGSEGGTYYIKEQKLGFENAEALIRLIEEGRGCEVVQEIKTFSQEGRAAKQEPLLFALAICSQCSDAKTKQAAFKAVPEVCCIPTHLFTFIQFKKDLKEGMKCGMWGRALRKAVADWYNGKNGMAVALAVTKYKQRSGWSHKDLLRLSHLKPASEGIAIVTKYITKGWKDVQEAYKDKAVSAETEKLLKYLEAVEKVKRTKDELEVIHLIEEYGLVREHLLTNHLKSKEVWKALLKEMSISVLLRNLGKLTANSVLEPRGSEVAIVCERLRNEKLLKKGRIHPFHILVALETYKAGHGSRGKLWWRPDEDILEALDASFYKTFKTVEPTGKRFLVAVDVSASMTQKVLGSVLNASTVAAAMCMVVARTEKDSHIVAFSHEMVPCPVTADMTLPQVLVKMYEIPMGTTDCSLPMIWAQKTQTAADVFIVFTDNETFAGNIHPAAALREYREKMGIPAKLIVCGMTSNGFTIADPDDRGMLDICGFDTGALDVIRNFTLDLI